The following proteins are encoded in a genomic region of Hippopotamus amphibius kiboko isolate mHipAmp2 chromosome 8, mHipAmp2.hap2, whole genome shotgun sequence:
- the LOC130858432 gene encoding 2'-5'-oligoadenylate synthase 1-like, whose translation MELSNTPARDLDKFIEDRLQPDEDFRTQVREAIDIICSFLKERCFLHTSHRVRVSKVVKGGSSGKGTTLRGQSDADLVVFLTNLTSFQEQLQRRGEFIEEIRKQLEACQREETFEVKFEVQKQRRKKPRALSFVLRSPRLHEWVEFDVLPAFDALGHVTKSYRPDPKVYIRLIQECEALGKEGEFSPCFTELQRAFLRDRPTKLKSLIRLVKHWYQLCKNRHGKILPPQYALELLTVYAWEQGSRKEDFCTAQGFRTVLELVLQHQHLRIYWEKYYDFKNPVIGQYLRQQLAKPRPVILDPADPTGNVAGRDLCSWWLLAQEVRVWLGYSCCKNRNGSPVSTWNVPVCSPDSFT comes from the exons ATGGAGCTCAGTAATACCCCGGCCAGGGATCTAGACAAGTTCATCGAGGACCGTCTCCAGCCAGACGAGGATTTCCGCACGCAGGTCCGTGAAGCCATCGACATCATCTGCAGTTTCCTGAAGGAGAGGTGTTTCCTACACACCAGCCACCGGGTTCGGGTGTCCAAAGTTGTGAAG GGCGGCTCCTCAGGCAAAGGCACGACCCTCAGGGGCCAATCAGATGCTGACCTCGTCGTCTTCCTCACCAATCTCACAAGTTTTCAGGAACAGCTTCAGCGCCGAGGAGAATTCATTGAGGAAATTAGGAAACAGCTGGAAGCCTGTCAAAGAGAGGAAACATTTGAAGTGAAGTTTGAGGTCCAGAAACAGCGAAGGAAGAAGCCCCGTGCTCTCAGCTTCGTGCTGCGGTCCCCCCGGCTCCACGAGTGGGTGGAATTCGATGTGCTGCCTGCCTTTGATGCCCTGG GTCACGTGACCAAAAGCTACAGACCTGACCCTAAAGTCTACATCCGGCTTATCCAAGAATGCGAGGCCCTGGGGAAAGAGGGCGAGTTCTCCCCCTGCTTCACGGAGCTGCAGCGAGCCTTCCTGAGGGACCGTCCAACCAAGCTGAAGAGCCTGATCCGCCTAGTGAAGCACTGGTACCAACTG tGTAAGAATAGGCATGGGAAAATACTGCCCCCACAGTATGCCCTGGAGCTCCTGACTGTCTATGCCTGGGAGCAAGGAAGCAGGAAAGAAGACTTTTGCACAGCTCAGGGATTCCGGACTGTGTTGGAATTGGTCCTGCAGCACCAGCATCTCCGCATCTACTGGGAAAAGTATTATGACTTTAAAAACCCTGTTATTGGACAATACCTGAGACAACAACTTGCAAAACCCAG GCCTGTGATTCTGGACCCAGCTGACCCTACTGGAAATGTGGCTGGTAGAGACCTATGTAGCTGGTGGCTACTGGCACAAGAGGTTAGAGTCTGGCTGGGGTACTCATGCTGTAAGAACAGGAATGGGTCTCCAGTCAGCACCTGGAACGTGCCTGTGTGCTCTCCTGATTCCTTCACGTGA